A region of the Stieleria neptunia genome:
ATCGGACACGTCCACGACCGAAATGGAATTTTCGACCGAATTGAGAACCCAAGCCGTTTGTGGTTGACCCGCATTGTCGTGGTCGATGGCAATGCCGCGTGGGACCGCTTGCACGTCGACTTGATCAAGCACCTCGCCCGAACTGGCATCCATCGCAATCAGCCGGTCGGACGCAGCGGCGGAAACAAACAGCGTTTTTTGATCCCGACTGACCTTGATGGCATAGGGAGTTGCCAAAGCCGCTTCCGGTTCGGGATGCTGCGGTGGTAGTGGTTCCAGATCAAAGAACTGAATCGACTCGCTACCCAGATCCGCTCCGATTCGCGTGACGCGGTTGAGGAACGCACGGTTGCCCAGTTCCTTCAATCCGTGTTTCTTCGTTCCCGATCGACCATTGATCTCATTGCGAGCGTCCGTCATCGCGATGAACACATTGCCGCTGGCATCGACATCCAATCCGTACAACAACGTCCCCAGCGTATCGACCGTTTGAACCAATTCATCGGTTCCGGTGTCAAAGACAAACAGATCGCGGTCAGGAACATCGGGATGTTTGACGATGTCGACGACGTGCCCCAGCGACAGCACGTTGTTGTGGAAGATGGAGTGCTGCCAAGCGTCGAAGGTGACCAAGTCACCGTCGATTTCATGCCCGCTTCCGCCGGAAAGTTGCGTTTGGTTGTTCGACTCAAACGGGATCACATACAAACGGTCGCCGACGACCGCGATAGCTCGTGGATCTTGGGCGTTGATCTTTAGACGTTTGGTCACCTCCCGCCGATCGACATCGACCACCGCGATGGTGTTTTCCGACGATAGCGCCACGTACGCTTTGTCGTTGCTGGCGAATGCGATTCCAACCGGTTCGTCAAAGCGAGTCGAACGGGATTCGCGATCGAACTGTTGAACCGTCGCGATCGTGTTCAGATATGTCGGGGTTCCGTTCCGCAAATCGACTACGCTGATCGAGTCCGAAACATGGTTCGCGATCCAGGCCTCATCGCCATCGGGACGAACCACAATGGTGATGGGATCAACGCCGACGGCGATCCGCTTCACCAGCCGACGGGTCTTTCGATTGAAGACGTCGACAGTATCCGCCGGCGTGTTGACCACCAGCACCAGATCATCGGCGATCGCGATCGGCCGGACATGCGGACTGGCGAAGAAGGGTTTCGCTGCCGTGGCATTGGAGAGGCCTGCAATTGAAGTGATAACCACAGCAATGATGCTGATGCCGCCTAAATTCCAAATCGCCCGGTTCATTTGATCGACCTCTATTCAAGTGAAGGATTGAACCACGGAGTCACGGAGGGACACAGAGAATTGACACTACAAAAACCTCTCTGTGCATCTCCGTGCCTCTGTGGTTCATTCAGCTACTTTCATTTCAACGCCACGAATCTCATCCAACAGATCGCAAGCCTCACACCTCAACCCGCTGCCGGATTCGATCGTCGAATCCATCCGTTGATGCTGGTCCCCGTCGGTGGTGAAGGCTGGCCACTCGTGCGAACCTTCGAGGTTGGGATTTCCCGTTTTGGCGAACTGAACCCAGTAGTTCATGAACGCGCCGGAAAGCTCAGCGTCTTCCGGCGATGGATTTTCGAGCTTGCCAAACACGTAGCCGATCTCGGCGGCATGCGCCGCGCCCATCCAGCCCCACACCGGTTTGGTGAAGTGATACATCCACACGTCCGATCCAGAATCGTCCATGGCGCGGGCAAACTGACGAACCGGCTGAACGAACCAACCGTCGGTAATCAACTGCACCGCGGACTTTCGCAAATCCTTGTTCGTGTCTTCCAGATAGAAATCAATCAGCCGATCGGCATCCGCCCCGAATCGTTCCACCAACGCATCCCGGTAGTCCTGCATGTTCTTGAAACCTTGACGGCCAGCGAACATGGTTCCCTCGTCACGGTTGGTTCCCACGATGGTGGGGATCTTGTGTTGCTTCCCGGCCGCGTAGATTTCCGGCGGACGTTGGGGAAAGACGTATCCGTCGGTCGCGACCGGCCAACGTTGCTTGACCTTTTCCATCAGTTCTTCCGCTGGCATCTCTCGCAATTTTGCCAAAGCATCCGTTTCATTTTCACCAAACAAGCGATTGGTTTGTTCGGTACCGTCAAACTCGGCGGCCGGGCCGAAATCAGTTTCCTTGTTCAAGTCGCGGAAGATCACCGGATCCAACCAAGGGCTTTGCAGGATCGCGCGATGGAACAGACCCTTGGAGAGCGGTGTGGCCGTCAAAAGATAAACGCTGGTGCCACCGGCCGATTCCCCGAAGATGGTGACGTTGTCGGGGTCGCCGCCAAAGTTCGCAATGTTGTCGCGTACCCACTGCAACGCTGCGATCTGATCCAGAATGGCGTAATTGCCGGAGACACCATGAGGCGATTCAGCGGACAAAGCCGGATGCGTCATGAACCCGAGCGCACCGAGACGGTAGTTGATCGAGACCAAGACGACGTCCTTGCCGGCCAAACCGTCGCCGCCGATCATTCCTTGGTTGCCTGAACCTTGCGTGAAGCCGCCGCCGTGAATCCAAACCATCACGGGACGTTTGGCATCTTCAAAATTCTTCTTCGTCCAAACGTTCAGATAAAGACAGTCCTCGCTCTGTCCTCCCTTTTCCCAATTTTTTCGCTGCAGCGAGATCGGTCCGTAGTCTTGGCAGTCGCGAACCGCCGTCCACGGCTGCACCGCTTGAGGCGGCTTCCATCGCAGCTCCCCGACCGGCGGCGCGGCGTACGGGATGCCTTTGAACGAGAGGATGTCGGCATCACCGGACTCGTGCCCGTGAACCGGTCCGTGTTGAGTTTGCACGACTTGGGCTTGGCCGGCCGATGCAAATGCGGCGAAGGCTACGAAAGTGAACGCCGAGATGACGGAATGCTTCATTAAATCAATCGGTTTGTGAGGAAGGTTAATTCTCTTCGCTGATGCAATAAATCTTCGTCAACGTTCGGATCAGCAGGTTGCCATCGCTCACGCTTGGCGTCCCGATGCAAAGCTCGTCGAGATCATTTGTGCCGAGCAATTCAAATTGTACGGTGAGGCTTTCGGTTGATACCACTCAATGACTTCATTGTGGGCAAAACCATCATCGACGTTCAGCTTACCGCTCGCGTCCGCACCCCGGAACCGCGTGAAATCAGCACTTACCACTTCACCATCGAGCATCCAAACGACGCAAGCGATGAGCGTGCAAAGAATGATCGGCATACAACGAACGATGGTGGTTCGACCAAGCGAGTTCTTCATCTGGACCTGTGTTCTAGCGGCGCAAAGGTAGCGGTGTCTTGCTACCTGACGGAGACGGGAGACGGGGTTACAGGATTTACCGGGTTAAAACACGGGATTTTGCCCCCGCAGCCAACGTATAACGCAGCTGACTTGGTGATTCAGCAATACGCCGATCGAGTCGACAAGCTCTTTCTACCGTTCACGCTGCGTTTCCAAATCGATTCGCTCGTCAATTGGCGAAGTTCCTTTTAGTCACGCGACAGAAACAGGAAGGCCTCGTGTCGTTCTGTATTCAACTGTCGCAAACCCCACTGACCTGGCCATCAACTCGAACCTCTCCGCTTCTCAAAACTTCATTACCCAGCACTGCTCTGTTTCTCTTCCGCAGAACAAGCCGGCGGCCACCCCCTCAACCGTGAATTGCTTGGAAATTCAGCGATTTGCCGCGTCAAACCCTTTTCACGTTCTGACCGTCTGAGCGAGTCAGACGTTGGTTAACCCAGACCGATAGAAAAACGAAGAATTGCAGAATTCTCGCCCCGAGACCCAGAACCAGGCCCAATCCCATAACCAAGGTTATGGCGGGACCAAAGAAACGAAGAACGCAACCAGACGTTGGCGAACCGGCAGACACCGCGAAACACAGGGCAAAAACGAAAAGAGGCCGACATGGAAACCATGTCGACCTCTTGTTCACTTCAGGGTCGGAAACGACTTTGATCGTTCCGAGAAGTTGCGGGAGCCGGATTCGAACCGACGACCTCGAGGTTATGAGCCTCGCGAGCTACCGGGCTGCTCCATCCCGCACCGAAGTTATCGTCGATCCCTTCGCTCGCGCCTAGCCGTTTCGATTCGAAAGTGAAAATTTCTTGAAGATGAAATCGTTACCGCCGGAACTCACGCGCGCGACGAACGTTTATAGCGCGAATCGACACGACGTGAGAGGGCGTCGGTGATGATGAATCGTCCACGCGGCGCTCGCCGGCGCGTCGCACATCAGGGGCGGCAATGATTCACGGTTGGTGTGAATGTCGAACGGACGTGGATGGGTTGCGTTTCGACCTCCCCTCGCTTCGCTCGACCCTCCTGCCAGGAGGGTGACTTCCAATATTGCACGACGTCCTGCCAGGAGGGTGACTTCCTAGGCAGACGCGCGAAAGCGTTTACTGAAAGACTTCGACGGGCAGCGTGAAAACTTTGCCGTCGCCGATCCGTCCGCTCCGCGCCGCCGTGACGACTTTTTCTAACGTCTCCTCGTAACGTGAATCATCGACCCACATCGTGATTTCGACTTTCGGCAGAAACGCTTCGGAGAATTCGGTCTCTTGATACTCGTCCAGATAACTTTTCTGGCGACCGTACCCTTTGACTTCGCTGACCGTGAGCGCTTCCAACGGGGCACGCTTGAGTGTTTCTAGAACGCGCTCGGCCAGATGGGGACGAACGACGGCGATGATCTGTCTCACGTGATTCCCCACTGATTTTTTTTCGTCGCGATGTACTCCACGAGTGTACCCGCTCGGATCGCTTCCCGCGCACCCCGCATCACTTTCTGGTAATACGTCAAATTGTGCAACGACAACAGCGTCGGCCCTAACATTTCACCGGCGATGAAAAGATGCCGCAAGTAGCCGCGGCTGTGCCGCGTGCAAGCCAGACAGTCGCAGGATGCATCCAACGGCGACGTGTCGGTTTTGTGTTTCGCGTTACGAATTTTGATCGGTCCGGAGTCGGTAAAGGCGAACCCGTTGCGGCCGTTGCGTGTCGGCATCACGCAATCGAACAGATCGATCCCCCGAACGATGCTTTCCAACAGGTCGATCGGTCGGCCCACGCCCATCAAGTAGCGGGGTTTGTCGGCCGGCAACTCGGGCGTCGTCGCCGCGGTGATGCGATACATCTCGTCGGGGGTCTCGCCGACGCTCAATCCCCCCACCGCGTAGCCTTCGAAATTCATCGACGCCAAGTCCCGCGCGCACTGCACACGCAGATCGACATCCAGACCGCCCTGAACGATCGCAAATTTCGCCTGGTCGTCGCGGCTGGCGTATTCTAAACAACGCTTGGCCCAACGAATCGAACGCTCCATCGCCTGCTGGACATCGTCCCGCTCGGCCGGCAATGCGACGACGTGGTCCAGCACCATGGCGACGTCACTGCCGAGCGATTCTTGGATTTCGATCGAATGTTCGGGCGTCAGATCGATCAGCGCCCCGTCGATGTGGCTGCGAAAGACGACGCTATGCTCGGAGATCTTGTTGATGCCTTTCAAGCTGAAGACTTGGAACCCACCGCTATCGGTCAGGATCGGCCCTTCCCACCCCGACATGGCGTGCAACCCACCGAGGGCGCGAACGGTTTCGTGACCGGGACGCAGACCGAGGTGATAGGTATTGCCCAGAATCATGTGCGCCCCGGTGGACGCGACGTGATCGATCGTCAGCCCCTTGACCGTCCCCTGTGTTCCGACCGGCATGAACCCCGGCGTTTCAACCGGTCCGTGGGGCGTGGTGAACGTCCCACGTCGTGCACCGGTGGCCGTGTCGGTGTGGTGGAGCTGGAAGCGGAAGGTCATGCGCAAGCGGACTCGGTCAAGAATTCCAGACCCGAGATTTCAAATTTGAAAGGTCGGATCGAAAAGAGAAACGTCAGCCTGACGCGCTAGCGAGGGGCCCGCGCGCCCTTGCTGACGCATGGGGGCTTAAGTAAACCGGCCGGCTCGTGAGGCGGAGCCTCCGGGCGGTGCGTTCCCAGGCGGGAGCCTGGGAACGAGGCGGATCTCTTGGAGTGGGATAGGCTTCCAGCCTGTCATTTCCGCATCGACAGGCTGGAAGCCTATCCCACTTTTCCGTGCGTTCCCAGGCAGGAGCCTGGGAACGAGGTGGAGGCGAATCAATCGCCGCGCAGTTTCAGTCCCAGGTCGGTCAGTTTCTCGCGGACTTCGGTCAGGCTGGTGACGCCGAAGTTCTTGCACTCGAGCAGCTCATCACCGGTTTTACGCAGCAGTTCGCCGATCGAGTTGAGTTGCAAACGAGCCATGCACTTGCGGGCTCGAACCGACAGATTCAGATCGGAGATCGGTCGCTCCAGCATGGCTTGCTCGTCGGGCGACAAGTGGCTGGTATCGACCGGCGGCTCGGGAGCCTTTTTCTCGTGAGCAAATTGTCCGAGTTTAAGTCCCTTGCTGACCAACATCTCGCGGATTTCGATCAGGCTGGTTTCGCCGAAATTTTTACTGGACAGCAATTCGGACTCGCTGGTGCGGGTCAAGTCGCCGATCGTTTCGATGCCCATCTTGGACAGGCAGTTGCGGCTTCGCACGCTCAGTTCGAAATTGGCGACCGGCATGTTTAGCGTTTGGGCCAAGCGGTCGTTGCGACGCTGCATTTCTTCGTCGTACAGCATATTGCCGTTGGCCGACGCGTCTTTCATGTACAACCGGGTGCGTTCGTCATCGGGGTGTGCGTCCAAGATTCGCTTGTAGCACATCTGGGCCTTGTCGAACTCGTTGCGATCTTCGTAGATCAGTCCGAGGTTGATCAGGGCACCGACACCGGTCGGGAACGCCT
Encoded here:
- the tgt gene encoding tRNA guanosine(34) transglycosylase Tgt, with the translated sequence MTFRFQLHHTDTATGARRGTFTTPHGPVETPGFMPVGTQGTVKGLTIDHVASTGAHMILGNTYHLGLRPGHETVRALGGLHAMSGWEGPILTDSGGFQVFSLKGINKISEHSVVFRSHIDGALIDLTPEHSIEIQESLGSDVAMVLDHVVALPAERDDVQQAMERSIRWAKRCLEYASRDDQAKFAIVQGGLDVDLRVQCARDLASMNFEGYAVGGLSVGETPDEMYRITAATTPELPADKPRYLMGVGRPIDLLESIVRGIDLFDCVMPTRNGRNGFAFTDSGPIKIRNAKHKTDTSPLDASCDCLACTRHSRGYLRHLFIAGEMLGPTLLSLHNLTYYQKVMRGAREAIRAGTLVEYIATKKNQWGIT
- a CDS encoding carboxylesterase/lipase family protein encodes the protein MKHSVISAFTFVAFAAFASAGQAQVVQTQHGPVHGHESGDADILSFKGIPYAAPPVGELRWKPPQAVQPWTAVRDCQDYGPISLQRKNWEKGGQSEDCLYLNVWTKKNFEDAKRPVMVWIHGGGFTQGSGNQGMIGGDGLAGKDVVLVSINYRLGALGFMTHPALSAESPHGVSGNYAILDQIAALQWVRDNIANFGGDPDNVTIFGESAGGTSVYLLTATPLSKGLFHRAILQSPWLDPVIFRDLNKETDFGPAAEFDGTEQTNRLFGENETDALAKLREMPAEELMEKVKQRWPVATDGYVFPQRPPEIYAAGKQHKIPTIVGTNRDEGTMFAGRQGFKNMQDYRDALVERFGADADRLIDFYLEDTNKDLRKSAVQLITDGWFVQPVRQFARAMDDSGSDVWMYHFTKPVWGWMGAAHAAEIGYVFGKLENPSPEDAELSGAFMNYWVQFAKTGNPNLEGSHEWPAFTTDGDQHQRMDSTIESGSGLRCEACDLLDEIRGVEMKVAE
- a CDS encoding P-II family nitrogen regulator, with product MRQIIAVVRPHLAERVLETLKRAPLEALTVSEVKGYGRQKSYLDEYQETEFSEAFLPKVEITMWVDDSRYEETLEKVVTAARSGRIGDGKVFTLPVEVFQ
- a CDS encoding tetratricopeptide repeat protein — protein: MNEVELDVVDLKELILSNNSFGPNDVAEIRQMIAENYGHFAELRDAVNEMEDDPALTPAGKTKMGVCQFLLGHFAESLQTLRAADGSATALFYCARSLFELKDFDTAIETYEQAQRAGYNEDQCKIFIAESHRYSGRIEKAMLLLDDIFGPAEQTAEYMYQRAATVAGVGGRRDEAITLYQRAVQTDENHAGALFGLAWENDRMGNDEEALRLYERAAKAFPTGVGALINLGLIYEDRNEFDKAQMCYKRILDAHPDDERTRLYMKDASANGNMLYDEEMQRRNDRLAQTLNMPVANFELSVRSRNCLSKMGIETIGDLTRTSESELLSSKNFGETSLIEIREMLVSKGLKLGQFAHEKKAPEPPVDTSHLSPDEQAMLERPISDLNLSVRARKCMARLQLNSIGELLRKTGDELLECKNFGVTSLTEVREKLTDLGLKLRGD